In the Natrinema sp. CBA1119 genome, CCGGCCGCGGCGCCGGCCCCGATACCGCCGAGTAACCGTCGCCGGCTGAGTTTCATGCGCGGGTCGACGGACAAGGACGGAATAAGTCTTCTGTGTCCGATGACAGTCTGCCGAAGCGATCAGTCGTGCGTCCTCGAGCAACAGTAGAATTGACTGACGAGTGACGGATAGCGGAAACAATCCACCGGTATCGTCGCCGAGTGAGCGGTTCGAAGAACCCGAACAGTGCGCGGTTCGGGGCCCGAAGGGGCGAGAACCGCGGGAATGCGAATGGCGAATGCAATGAGCCGTGAGCAACGCCGTTCACCGCGAGCGAAGCCGTGCGCGGCGCTACGCGCCGCGATCAGTCGAACGGCCGAAGGCCGTGAGACGGCTGAGCGAGCGGGCCGACGATTGACGTGGAGTGACGCGAAGCGTCACGAAACGGAAGGAGGAGTGTCCTCGTGAACGGAGTGAACGAGGGCTCGGAAGACGCTTCGCGTCTTCCGGTGCTTTTAATCGAATTTTTGCCGAGGGCCGCCGAAGGCGGCCCGCAGCGCAAAACTTCGTTTCTATCTTTCTTCGAGGAGAGAATCCTGCCGTTTGCGGCGGGAGTGAATCCGACGATGCCTCCACGAACCACATTTTGACGCTACTCCAGATATTTAAGTGTCATCACGTCGTAACATGACGTACACCGAGGCGGTCTCACCGCCACCCTAAATGCACAATATTGGGGACTCCGAGACCCAGAACGTTCGAGACACCCTCTCGAACCGCTGTGGTGTCTCGGTCAAGATAACTCTGAGTCCCCCTACCGGGATAGGAGTAACGGCGGTGTGGCCCCGCCAGTAGCCCAGTCATGCCGACCGGGTTACAAACCAGCAAATATCCCAAACCAGCGTTGCGGTGCGGACGTGGGAAGCCTCGCCGTCGTCGGGCTCCGCCCGACTGCTTGAGGGAGCTTCGCCCCCTCTCCGTTTACGGCGAGGAGGAGGTCACTGAATATGCCCTTCCTCGCGAAGCTGATCGGCCTCGCTCTTCTCGTAGCGCCAGGTGATGTCGGCCTTCTCGTCCTGCCAGTCCCAGGGTTCGACGAGCACGACGTCGTCCTCGCGGATCCAGACGCGCTTTTGCATTTTTCCGGGGATGCGCGCGGTGCGCTCGGTGCCGTCGGCACAGCGTACTGTGACCCGATTCGCCCCGAGCATGTTCGTGACGGTCGCGAAGACCTCGTCATCCTCGGGCATCCGGAGGTTCTTCCGACCGCCGTCTCCGTCGCTCATGACCGTGGATTCGCGTTCGAGTGGTTTAATCCTTTATCGTCCGTCCGAACGCCGGACGCTGACAGCGCGTGACGGACGTGCGAGCGCGGAAACCACGCCGTTTATTTCGCTCGGCTCTGCACCCCTGCGTATGTTGAAAAACCTCGGCGCGCTCGGTATCGCCGGTATCGTGATCTTGCTCGCCGGTATCGGTCTCATCGCCTCCCAGAATCTACTGATCGCTGCGGGGATGGCACTCATCGTTGCTGGCCTCGGCCTGGTCGTCAAGTCCCTGATCTCGGGGATGCTCCAGAACTTCGGGATGTTCTGAGACGGTCTGCTGTCTCTCTATAGTAGCCACTGAAACGATTTACACACTGATCCAATGCACTCGTGCGATTTGGTGTGCATTGACTTTTAGTGGCTACTATAGTATCCCGTCTGAGTCCTCGAGCGAGGACCTGAGCACAGAGGGTCAAGCGCTTTCCGTTCGAATCGCGTATCCCTCGTATGGGATACACGCTCCAGTACTACGATCTCGTGTTGGTCGCCATCGCAGCGAGCCTCGGGACCGGAGCCGTCGTCGGGTACGCGACGCCCGTCCCGCTCACGGCCGCGATCGGCGTGCTCGGACTCGTTTCGATCGCGTTCATCGGTCACGCGCTGTTCGTCAACGGGCCGGTCGACGACGCCGAGGATCTGCGGGAGGAAGTCTCCGTCGAGGAGGTGCCAGAGGTGCTCTCAACGATGAAAACCGGTCCCGAATCGTAACGCGATCGAGCCGGTTCACACTTCGCTGTCGCCGGCTCGGTGCTCGCTGATGAGCTGGTCGACCATCGCCGATTTGCGGTCGCGTTTCCGCGCCTCGGCGCGTTCGTGCCAGTCGTCGATAGCGGCTTCGACGTCGGCCTCGCGGGCGACGGCGAGTTCGTCGACCTCCTGCATGGCCACGTCGTCGGCGGGGCCGACCGGAATCTCGCTCTCGAAGAGGAGTTCGTCGGCGATCTCCGAGAGGCCGCCGTCCTTGAGGACGACGCGAGGATCGAACTCCGCGAGGAGTTCGGCTGTCGACCGGCCCGCGCCGCTGGCGTCCCGGATGTAGACTCAGTACCTCACAAAGCCGGTTAGTTAGAACGTCTGCTTGCTGAAGGTGTGTTCAAGACCCAACAAGCAGACAATGAAATCCACGAAGACGAACTCCTTAACTTTCTCGTCAACCGGCTTGACGAGGAAGTTTCGCTCGGCCTTTCGAAAAACGCTGAAATAGATGCTGAGGTCATCTACGAGGTCCTCGTCGGCGCGTGCGCCGACGGGACCTCGGTCTCTACGTTATGTGGCTCTAGCGAGAACTCACCCGCAGCGAACACGATTCTCTATCATCTGCGGACGAAGTTCGAGCCGGAACGGCTCGAACGAGTGGCTAACACACTCCTTCGGCAGGATGTCGTCGAATTGCTCCCCGAGCAGGTGGAGGTCTGCGCAGACCTCCACCTGCGACCCTACTACGGTGACGAAGCCGACACAGACGGCCTCTACCACTCCGAGGCCAAGCGCGGAACCACCGCCTTCCACGCCTACGCCACACTCTACGCGCGTGTGAAGAACAAACGCTACACGCTGGCGGTGCGCCGTCTCGAAGACGGCGACACCGCCAGCAGCGTCCTCGCTGAGTTCCTCGGCGTCCTCGACGGCCTTGACACCGAAGTCAAGGCCGTCTACCTCGATCGCGGATTCTACGACAGCAAGTGTCTCACGTTACTCCAGACGCACAACTACGCCTACGTTGTCCCGATTATCCGGTGGGGTGAGACGATTCAGCAGGAACTCTCGGAAGGATGGAGTCGCGTCATCAACCACGACCTGACAGGGAAACTCGACGGTCACAGCTGGACCGTCGAGTTTCCGGTCTACATCGACTGTACGTACCTGAACGGACGGTACGACGAGAACGGCGTGGCGCGTCACGGCTACGCCGCTGACGCACCGTTCATTGACACGCCACGCGACGCTCGATACCATTACTCGAAACGCTTCGGTATCGAGTCGAGCTATCGCTTGTCCGAGCAAACGATAGCGACGACAACAACGCGAGACGCGACGGTGAGACTGCTGTACGTCGTAGTAAGTCTGCTGTTGCAGAACGTCTGGCGGTATCTCCACCACGAATACGTGGCGACGCCCCGCCGAGGCGGGCGCCGCCTCTGGTGGTGGCCGTACAAGGAGTTTATCAATATGGTTCGACGGGCTGCGTGGACGGCCCTCGCGGTGCGTCGGGCCGTCCCCGCGAACCGGCCACCAGACGACCGGTTCCACCGGTAGTCACCGACCAGGAACGCCGCCTTGTGAGTGGCTACGCTGTCGCTGTCGGCGGCGGTCAGCCGCCGACGCGACAGCTCCGCCTTCGAACAGCGTTGTTCAACCGCTATCGGCGACTCATCACAACAGAACAGGTGACTCAGGTCAGGTGAACTGGCGATGCTTTGTGAGGTACTGAGACTACGTCGCCGCTCGCGATGCCGTACTGTTCGTCGGCCTCGCGGATCGCGCCCTTCGTGAACTTCTCGACGACCTTCACCGGAACCAGCCCCTCTTTCTTCGCGGAGACGTCGCTGAAGTTCGAGTGGTCGAGCTTCCAGAGGGCCTTCATCCGCTCGACCTTGTTCTCGAGGCTCTCGACGTCCTCGCGGGCGTCGTCGCGCTCGCGCTCGAGGCGGTTCGCCTTCCGCTCGAGGCGGTTCACCTCGCGGTCCTTGCGAACTTGCGTTCGTTCCTCGCGGCGGGCGAGTGTCAGTTTCGACTCGAGTTCGTCGATCCGGTCGTCACGCTCGGCGACGCGGCCCTCGAGGCGTTCGACGTGTGACTGGAGCCGTTCGACCTGGCGCTCCAAGTCCTTGATCCGCCGTTCTTCCTCGGTGAGTTCGCGGGGCTCGTGCTCGTTTTGTTCCTCCTCCTCGCCGCCCTCGTCGTCGGTCAGGTCCCGCAGGGCGGCCTCGACGCTCTCCTCGCCGGCGACGACGCGGGCGGTGACTTCGCCGCGATCGATCCCCGGCGGGAGCTTGTCGGCGATGCGCTCGAACTGGTCCTCGTGAGCGTCGAGGGCGAAGAGCGCGGCGGCCATCGCGTCGCGCTGGTGGTCGTCGTCGTAGGGGTGCTCGCGCGTGCGGTGTTGCTTCTCGTCGACCGGGAGATCGCTCTTGGGCGTCCAGCCCGCGGCGTCGAAGCTTCGGCGGAACTTCTCGACGGTTTCGGGGATCGGCGTCACGTCGGCCGCGACGATGACCGGGCGGCCCCGCTCGACGATCCACTCGATCACGTCGGCGGTGTCGCTGGTGCGGGAACTCCAGACGTCGAGCACCTCACCCTCGAGGCCGACGATGGCGACGGCGGTCGTCGTCCCGGGGTCGATGCCGACGACGACGTGATCGCGGCGCTTGACGAGGGGTTCGAACTCGATGCCGTCGCGGCGCTCGCGCTCGATCTCGACGCGGACGTCCCCCGATCGATTCCGGGAGACGGGGATGTCGCTGGGCCGGGCCTGCACGGTGAAAATCGCGTTCGCGAAGCCGCCGTAGGCCTCCCGAACGTCGCGCTCGTACTCGAGGTTGTACGCCTCGAGTTCGGACTCGACCTCGCGGGCTCGTTTCCTGACCGAGCCGTGGATGCGGCGGGTGTAGCGGTCCTCGCTCCAGCCGCCGCTGCCGGTCGAGCGGCCGCGGGCGACCTTCACTTCGGTCGTGTCGGTGAACGCGGAGACTTCGTGGCCGACGTTGTGGGCGGCCAGCCGGGCGGCGGCTTCGGCCTCCTGCATCGGGTCTTTCCCGTAGGGAACGTTGTGGCGGTTCGCGACGCGGGAGAGGGGCTCGGGCTGTTCGGCACCTGTTACCTGTACGAGCTTGGTTCCGGTCGGCAGCGAGCCGAGGAAGTGGATCAGCTGGTCCTTGTCGGCGGCCAGCTCGTACATGTTGTCCGTCGCGACGATCGCCGGCTCCTCGTCGTCGATCAGCCGTCTGAGCTTGCGGTGGGAGACGACGTCTCGAGTGATCTCCTCCCCATCGTAGACCGCCAGTGCGTACGATGG is a window encoding:
- the eif1A gene encoding translation initiation factor eIF-1A → MSDGDGGRKNLRMPEDDEVFATVTNMLGANRVTVRCADGTERTARIPGKMQKRVWIREDDVVLVEPWDWQDEKADITWRYEKSEADQLREEGHIQ
- a CDS encoding ISH3 family transposase — encoded protein: MFKTQQADNEIHEDELLNFLVNRLDEEVSLGLSKNAEIDAEVIYEVLVGACADGTSVSTLCGSSENSPAANTILYHLRTKFEPERLERVANTLLRQDVVELLPEQVEVCADLHLRPYYGDEADTDGLYHSEAKRGTTAFHAYATLYARVKNKRYTLAVRRLEDGDTASSVLAEFLGVLDGLDTEVKAVYLDRGFYDSKCLTLLQTHNYAYVVPIIRWGETIQQELSEGWSRVINHDLTGKLDGHSWTVEFPVYIDCTYLNGRYDENGVARHGYAADAPFIDTPRDARYHYSKRFGIESSYRLSEQTIATTTTRDATVRLLYVVVSLLLQNVWRYLHHEYVATPRRGGRRLWWWPYKEFINMVRRAAWTALAVRRAVPANRPPDDRFHR